The Pseudodesulfovibrio sp. zrk46 genome contains a region encoding:
- a CDS encoding UTRA domain-containing protein, which translates to MAKQNKSLQIRDFILTRIRNGAWITGQKIPSEAELMSLFSASRMTVHRAVKELAAEGHLLRERGRGTFVAKRIPRSELLTVRDIVVEIKERGGTYYNEVKHVGYANQSARLSHVFGGVPIASIAHSIIVHYENGEPLQLENRWVDLNMVPGYLTVDFTTCSPSRYLSQEAPLQKAEHELTAALPNQEQQNFLEIRAGDPCLLLKRKTWSGDRLVSYAELLYPASRYSFGGVFTPGT; encoded by the coding sequence ATGGCAAAACAGAACAAATCACTACAGATTCGCGACTTCATCCTGACCCGTATCCGGAACGGGGCATGGATTACCGGTCAGAAAATTCCTTCTGAAGCGGAGTTGATGTCGCTCTTTTCGGCCAGTCGCATGACGGTGCATCGAGCTGTAAAAGAGCTTGCCGCTGAAGGCCACCTGCTGCGTGAGCGTGGAAGAGGCACTTTTGTGGCAAAGCGGATCCCTCGTAGTGAACTGCTCACGGTTCGTGACATCGTGGTCGAGATCAAGGAGCGCGGCGGGACCTATTACAATGAGGTCAAGCATGTAGGGTACGCCAACCAGTCTGCACGGCTGAGCCATGTTTTTGGCGGCGTTCCCATTGCCAGCATCGCGCACTCCATCATCGTTCATTACGAAAACGGTGAACCACTTCAGTTGGAAAATCGCTGGGTGGATCTCAACATGGTGCCCGGCTACCTGACAGTGGATTTCACCACCTGTTCGCCTTCCCGTTATCTTTCTCAGGAAGCTCCGCTGCAAAAGGCGGAGCATGAGTTGACCGCTGCACTCCCTAATCAGGAGCAGCAGAACTTTCTCGAAATACGGGCAGGCGATCCCTGCCTGCTGCTCAAGCGTAAAACTTGGTCGGGCGACCGTCTGGTCTCCTATGCCGAGCTATTGTATCCCGCATCGCGGTACAGCTTCGGCGGCGTGTTCACGCCCGGCACCTAA
- the hutU gene encoding urocanate hydratase: MSKRVIHAPQGTDLSCKSWQLEAPFRMIQNNLDPMVAEKPEDLIVYGGIGRAARNWECFDTILETLKTMEDDDTLLIQSGKPVGVFKTHKTSPRVLIANSNLVPHWAHWEHFNELDRKGLMMFGQMTAGSWIYIGSQGIVQGTYETFVSMGRKHYNGDLKGKWILTAGLGGMGGAQPLAAKFAGASMLAIECRESRIQKRLDTGYIDMKADSLEHGLEIIREACAKGEAVTVGVLGNAAEIYPQLVKDRVRPDAVTDQTSAHDPLNGYLPAGWTVEEWEERQKTDEAGVMQAARESMVPHVQAMLDFQKMGIPTFDYGNNIRQEAFNMGLKDAFDFPGFVPAYVRDLFCTGHGPFRWVALSGDPEDIYKTDAKVKELIPDDPHLHNWIDMAQEHIHFQGLPARIAWVGLGDRHRVGLAFNEMVRNGELKGPVVIGRDHLDSGSVASPNRETEGMKDGSDAVSDWPLLNCLLNCASGATWVSFHHGGGVGMGYAQHSGLVMLCDGSEEADAKINRVLYNDPATGVMRHADAGYEKAINCAKEKGLNLPMIK, encoded by the coding sequence ATGTCCAAACGAGTCATCCACGCCCCTCAGGGCACTGATCTTTCCTGCAAGAGCTGGCAGCTCGAAGCGCCGTTCCGCATGATCCAGAACAATCTGGACCCCATGGTGGCTGAAAAGCCAGAAGACCTGATCGTTTACGGCGGCATCGGCCGAGCAGCCCGTAACTGGGAGTGCTTCGATACCATTCTTGAGACCCTCAAGACCATGGAAGACGACGATACGTTGCTCATCCAGTCCGGCAAGCCCGTGGGCGTGTTCAAGACTCACAAGACGTCCCCCCGTGTTCTTATCGCCAACTCCAACCTCGTCCCTCACTGGGCGCACTGGGAACACTTCAACGAGCTGGACCGCAAGGGCCTGATGATGTTCGGTCAGATGACCGCTGGCAGCTGGATTTACATCGGCTCTCAGGGCATCGTGCAGGGCACGTACGAGACGTTTGTCTCCATGGGCCGCAAGCACTACAACGGCGACCTTAAGGGCAAGTGGATACTGACCGCTGGTCTTGGCGGCATGGGCGGCGCTCAGCCCCTTGCAGCCAAGTTCGCCGGTGCCTCCATGCTCGCCATCGAGTGTCGCGAAAGCCGAATTCAGAAGCGTCTTGATACCGGTTACATCGACATGAAGGCTGATTCCCTCGAACACGGTCTGGAAATCATCCGCGAAGCCTGCGCCAAGGGCGAAGCCGTCACTGTCGGCGTCCTCGGTAACGCAGCCGAAATTTACCCCCAGCTGGTCAAGGACCGTGTCCGTCCCGATGCAGTCACTGATCAGACCTCTGCTCACGATCCGCTCAACGGTTACCTGCCCGCAGGTTGGACCGTGGAAGAGTGGGAAGAACGCCAGAAGACCGATGAGGCAGGCGTCATGCAGGCTGCTCGCGAGTCCATGGTGCCGCATGTGCAGGCTATGCTGGACTTCCAGAAGATGGGCATCCCCACCTTTGACTACGGCAACAACATCCGTCAGGAAGCCTTCAACATGGGCCTCAAGGACGCATTCGACTTCCCTGGTTTCGTGCCCGCCTACGTGCGCGACCTCTTCTGCACTGGCCACGGCCCGTTCCGCTGGGTGGCGCTGTCTGGCGATCCTGAAGACATTTACAAGACCGACGCCAAGGTCAAGGAACTGATCCCTGACGATCCGCATCTGCACAACTGGATCGACATGGCGCAGGAGCACATCCATTTCCAGGGACTGCCCGCCCGTATCGCATGGGTCGGCCTCGGTGACCGTCACCGCGTTGGTCTCGCCTTCAATGAAATGGTCCGTAACGGCGAACTCAAGGGCCCCGTTGTCATCGGTCGTGATCACCTCGACTCCGGTTCCGTGGCCAGCCCGAACCGCGAGACCGAGGGCATGAAGGACGGCTCCGACGCTGTTTCCGACTGGCCGCTGCTCAACTGCCTGCTCAATTGCGCTTCCGGCGCCACTTGGGTTTCCTTCCACCACGGCGGCGGCGTGGGCATGGGCTATGCCCAGCACTCCGGCCTGGTCATGCTCTGCGACGGCTCCGAAGAGGCCGACGCCAAGATCAACCGCGTACTGTACAATGATCCCGCGACCGGCGTTATGCGCCACGCAGATGCCGGCTATGAAAAGGCCATCAACTGCGCCAAGGAAAAGGGCCTCAACTTGCCCATGATCAAATAG
- the hutI gene encoding imidazolonepropionase, with amino-acid sequence MAALLIKNPSQIVSPRPGIIRGEGLKDLSVRTGESIYIVDGSIEAIGPLEELSFRAEADGAEVIDATGRAVVPGFVDSHTHLVFGGNRADEFAMRTAGATYEEIAAQGGGIASTVKSTREASKDELKEQARARLNRALRQGTTTMEVKSGYGLDPETELKMLEVVVELNEEHPVDLIPTFLGAHAVPKGMDKADYISQLLDMMPQAAGAAKFCDVFCEQGYFTPEESVRILESAREAGMIPRLHANQFHSIGCIEAAIEMGAASVDHLEVLGEAEVAALAQSDVGCVMLPGVSLFLDIPFAPGRSIIDSGCIPVLASDFNPGSNMSLNMQMVMSLACMRMGVAVPEALASATQNGAYALRLDKVGCIEKGWQADLLLLTCADYREMSYFYGENHVYGVIKQGRLS; translated from the coding sequence ATGGCGGCATTACTGATCAAGAATCCCAGTCAGATAGTCAGTCCTCGTCCGGGCATCATCCGGGGCGAGGGGCTGAAGGATTTGTCGGTGCGTACTGGCGAATCCATATACATCGTGGACGGCTCCATTGAAGCCATCGGTCCGCTGGAAGAATTGTCCTTCCGCGCTGAAGCGGACGGTGCAGAAGTGATTGATGCTACGGGCAGGGCGGTTGTGCCGGGCTTTGTGGACAGTCACACTCATCTGGTTTTTGGCGGAAACAGGGCGGACGAGTTCGCCATGCGTACTGCCGGAGCCACCTATGAAGAGATTGCAGCGCAGGGCGGTGGAATTGCCAGCACCGTGAAGTCCACGCGCGAGGCTTCCAAGGATGAATTGAAGGAGCAGGCTCGTGCGCGCTTGAACCGTGCCCTGCGACAGGGGACCACCACCATGGAAGTGAAGTCGGGCTACGGGCTGGATCCGGAAACCGAACTCAAGATGCTGGAAGTGGTGGTCGAGCTCAATGAAGAACATCCGGTTGACCTGATTCCCACCTTCCTCGGCGCACACGCCGTGCCCAAAGGCATGGACAAGGCGGACTACATTTCGCAACTGCTCGACATGATGCCGCAGGCCGCCGGAGCGGCAAAGTTCTGTGATGTCTTCTGCGAGCAGGGATATTTTACGCCCGAAGAGTCGGTTCGCATCCTCGAAAGTGCCCGCGAGGCGGGCATGATACCACGCCTCCACGCCAATCAGTTCCACTCCATCGGCTGCATCGAAGCGGCCATTGAAATGGGAGCGGCCTCAGTGGACCATCTGGAAGTGCTGGGCGAGGCCGAAGTGGCCGCGCTGGCCCAGTCCGATGTGGGCTGTGTCATGCTGCCGGGCGTTTCCCTGTTTCTCGATATCCCGTTTGCGCCGGGCCGATCAATCATCGATTCCGGGTGCATCCCTGTACTGGCCTCGGATTTCAACCCGGGCTCCAACATGTCCCTGAACATGCAGATGGTCATGTCACTGGCCTGCATGCGCATGGGCGTGGCCGTGCCCGAGGCATTGGCCAGCGCCACACAGAACGGGGCCTATGCCCTCAGGCTGGACAAGGTGGGCTGCATCGAAAAGGGCTGGCAGGCGGACCTGCTGCTCCTGACCTGTGCGGACTACCGTGAGATGAGCTATTTTTACGGAGAAAACCACGTTTACGGCGTGATCAAGCAAGGGAGGCTGTCATGA
- a CDS encoding formimidoylglutamase, which produces MTPKAPEKTLVRPAAPQSSHDPMDVLMGDVVSFDEDDYGLATHVLIGCPQDEGVKRNGGRPGAAQAPETVRRFLYKLKPPVRNGNVRLLDLGDVPVGSLEEMHDTLHAVVRHALGDGKIVMVLGGGNDISFPDARAVSEVHPGFAAINVDAHLDMRKSDVIHSGTPYRNLIDGGHLKPTNLYEIANQPWANSPRYMEDAEALGVHVETLSTIQSKGPNKYFYDLFERLRGMPLFAGLDMDSVKAADAPGVSAPASVGLSSKGLLYFADRCRKHGRTAVFEITEVNPAFDVDDRTSRLAALTLYTFMFGQQ; this is translated from the coding sequence ATGACCCCCAAGGCACCGGAAAAGACGCTTGTGCGGCCAGCAGCGCCGCAGTCTTCCCATGATCCCATGGATGTTCTCATGGGTGACGTGGTTTCCTTTGACGAGGACGACTACGGCCTCGCCACCCATGTGCTGATCGGTTGTCCGCAGGACGAGGGCGTCAAACGCAACGGCGGACGGCCGGGCGCGGCGCAGGCTCCCGAGACGGTGCGCCGTTTCCTCTACAAGCTCAAGCCGCCTGTGCGGAACGGCAATGTGCGCCTGCTCGACCTTGGCGACGTGCCTGTCGGCAGTCTGGAAGAGATGCATGACACCCTGCACGCCGTGGTGCGCCATGCCCTGGGCGATGGTAAAATTGTCATGGTGCTGGGTGGCGGCAATGATATTTCCTTCCCGGATGCACGGGCCGTGAGCGAGGTGCATCCCGGCTTCGCGGCCATCAATGTGGACGCGCATCTGGATATGCGTAAATCCGACGTTATCCATTCCGGCACCCCGTATCGCAACCTCATCGACGGTGGGCATCTGAAACCCACCAACCTGTATGAGATCGCCAACCAGCCGTGGGCCAATTCGCCCAGATACATGGAAGATGCCGAAGCTCTGGGAGTGCATGTGGAGACGCTGTCCACTATCCAATCCAAGGGACCGAACAAGTATTTTTATGATCTGTTTGAGCGTCTGAGGGGCATGCCACTGTTTGCCGGGCTGGATATGGATTCGGTCAAGGCCGCCGATGCGCCGGGCGTTTCCGCTCCTGCATCCGTTGGATTGTCATCCAAGGGCCTGCTCTATTTCGCAGACCGTTGCCGCAAGCATGGCAGGACCGCCGTGTTCGAAATCACGGAAGTCAATCCGGCCTTTGACGTGGACGACCGTACTTCCCGTCTGGCGGCGCTTACTCTCTACACATTCATGTTCGGCCAACAGTAG
- a CDS encoding aromatic amino acid ammonia-lyase, producing the protein MNISIDHTRSLTLADIVAVGTGKAKAVLSAATREMLAERRAQIEHAITEQEFPAYGFNRGFGHNVDLAVKSEHLADLQENLILSHAVGAGEPMDETVVRITMLLRANSLARGFSGIRPELVEAILDLLNAGITPVVPELGSVGASGDLAPLSHIAMVVIGRGKVFYEGEMIPTEVAMTRAGLKPIKLMMKEGLALTNGVQFMNAIGLYVCHRLKVMLKTAAINSALTAQVMLAPDTYYRADFHAVRPHPGSTRVADWIWRLMQDSPIRNAHRDFKTDGQVQDPYNIRCAAQVLGSAHDLIDQAEKSLVIEANSATDNPILLPDEDGNHIDVVSGGHFHGMPVAVHVYSLMQALGVMASLAHQRSVRFVDPTKNKGLGRDLKWPGLSKDENSISSGMMMLEYASASLLNSIWGDSMPSHLFNISTNSGQEDHVSMGTGLAVRLLKTLPKANHILAIELAFILQGIAIRKHLDTIPTEAELPSWVDEELGNLKHRMNGQGKGVFFDACVLREHPLTDEEKKFSPACEHLFDVLTDRKLFPVVEHDRYMAEDVAHLADFVACGGVLEIVGEKLDLDW; encoded by the coding sequence ATGAACATCAGCATTGATCATACCCGGTCCCTGACACTGGCCGACATCGTGGCCGTGGGAACCGGTAAAGCCAAGGCGGTACTCTCTGCCGCCACTCGTGAAATGCTCGCAGAGCGTCGCGCACAGATTGAACACGCCATCACCGAGCAGGAATTCCCGGCCTACGGCTTCAATAGAGGCTTCGGCCACAACGTGGACCTGGCCGTGAAATCCGAGCATCTGGCTGACCTGCAGGAGAACCTGATCCTCTCCCATGCCGTGGGAGCGGGCGAGCCCATGGACGAGACCGTGGTACGCATTACCATGCTGCTGCGCGCCAATTCACTGGCTCGGGGCTTCAGCGGCATTCGCCCAGAGCTGGTCGAAGCGATCCTCGATTTGCTCAACGCGGGCATCACGCCAGTGGTCCCCGAGCTCGGTTCCGTTGGTGCCAGCGGCGACCTTGCGCCGTTGTCCCATATCGCCATGGTGGTCATCGGCCGCGGCAAGGTGTTCTACGAAGGTGAGATGATTCCTACCGAGGTCGCCATGACCCGCGCCGGGCTCAAGCCCATCAAGCTGATGATGAAGGAAGGGTTGGCCCTGACCAACGGTGTCCAGTTCATGAACGCCATCGGCCTGTATGTCTGCCATCGCCTCAAGGTGATGCTCAAGACGGCAGCCATCAACTCCGCACTGACCGCGCAGGTCATGCTTGCACCTGATACTTACTACCGTGCAGACTTCCACGCCGTGCGGCCACATCCCGGCTCCACCCGCGTGGCCGACTGGATCTGGCGACTCATGCAGGACTCGCCCATCCGCAACGCGCACCGCGATTTCAAGACAGACGGGCAGGTACAGGACCCGTACAACATCCGTTGCGCTGCGCAGGTGCTTGGTTCGGCCCACGATCTCATTGATCAGGCTGAGAAGTCCCTCGTCATCGAGGCAAACTCCGCCACCGACAATCCGATCCTGCTGCCTGACGAAGACGGCAACCACATTGACGTGGTCTCCGGCGGCCATTTCCATGGCATGCCCGTGGCCGTGCATGTCTATTCCCTCATGCAGGCGCTCGGCGTCATGGCTTCGCTGGCCCATCAGCGTTCGGTCCGCTTTGTCGATCCCACCAAGAACAAGGGGCTCGGCCGTGACCTCAAGTGGCCCGGCCTGTCCAAGGACGAGAACTCCATCTCTTCCGGCATGATGATGCTCGAATACGCGTCAGCCTCGCTCCTCAACTCCATCTGGGGCGATTCCATGCCGAGCCATCTGTTCAACATTTCCACCAACTCCGGGCAGGAAGACCATGTGTCCATGGGGACCGGACTTGCCGTTCGTCTCCTCAAGACGCTGCCCAAGGCAAACCACATCCTCGCCATCGAGCTTGCCTTCATTTTGCAGGGTATCGCCATTCGCAAGCATCTCGACACCATCCCTACTGAAGCAGAACTGCCCAGCTGGGTGGACGAAGAACTTGGTAATTTGAAACACCGCATGAACGGGCAGGGCAAGGGGGTCTTCTTCGACGCCTGTGTGCTCCGTGAACATCCCCTTACTGACGAGGAGAAGAAGTTCAGCCCGGCCTGCGAGCATCTCTTTGATGTGCTCACGGACAGGAAGCTCTTCCCTGTTGTCGAGCATGACCGCTACATGGCCGAAGACGTCGCGCATCTCGCCGATTTCGTGGCTTGCGGCGGAGTGCTTGAGATCGTGGGCGAGAAGTTGGATCTGGACTGGTAA
- the modB gene encoding molybdate ABC transporter permease subunit, with amino-acid sequence MSSLDTTSLLVTGRLALAVTPILLVVCMPLAYWLATGSMRGKRYIEAACNLPMVLPPTVLGFGMLIVMSPSSPLGGLWMDLTGSQLPFSFSGLVIASLVYSLPFGVLPMRAAFEKIDNGIIEAARCSGLTYSQTFLHVILPNAKGGITASAALIFAHTVGEFGVALMIGGSIPGETRVASIAIFEHTEMLDYGTAGLLSLVLMVVSYAALLYIGKQGQPVYRQPSSPKRNQATLRTARPVSCRETLPSSMEG; translated from the coding sequence ATGAGTAGCCTCGACACGACATCGCTCCTGGTCACGGGCCGCCTCGCCCTGGCTGTTACTCCTATCTTGCTTGTCGTATGCATGCCGCTGGCATACTGGCTCGCGACCGGGAGCATGCGCGGAAAACGGTATATAGAAGCCGCCTGCAATCTTCCTATGGTGTTACCCCCAACGGTGCTTGGATTCGGCATGCTCATTGTCATGAGCCCGAGTTCCCCGTTGGGGGGCTTGTGGATGGACCTGACGGGCTCCCAGTTGCCCTTCTCGTTCTCGGGACTGGTCATCGCCTCGCTTGTCTACAGCCTGCCCTTTGGCGTGCTTCCCATGCGGGCGGCCTTCGAGAAGATCGACAACGGCATCATTGAGGCGGCTCGATGCTCGGGCCTGACGTACAGCCAGACATTCCTTCATGTGATTCTGCCCAACGCCAAGGGCGGCATCACGGCCTCGGCAGCCCTGATCTTCGCCCACACGGTCGGAGAATTCGGCGTGGCCCTGATGATCGGCGGCTCCATCCCGGGCGAAACCCGGGTCGCCTCCATCGCCATCTTCGAGCACACAGAAATGCTGGATTACGGCACCGCCGGACTGCTCTCCCTAGTCCTCATGGTGGTGAGCTATGCGGCCCTGCTTTATATCGGCAAGCAGGGCCAGCCCGTATACAGGCAGCCATCGTCGCCAAAACGAAATCAGGCCACACTACGAACTGCGCGGCCTGTCAGCTGTAGAGAGACACTGCCCTCTTCCATGGAGGGCTGA
- the modA gene encoding molybdate ABC transporter substrate-binding protein translates to MFKRLFSLVALLCLFAGTAHAGSVNIACAANFTSPMKELAALYEKCTGTTVKCTFGSTGMLYGQITKGAPYDLFFAADEKRPALLFKDGRSEQPKLYAKGKVVLWTGKKELASFSDWKSAVASPQAKVVGIANPKTAPYGLMAEEAMAANGLTATVKPKLVFGKNVGMTFQYAYSGSADMAFIALSQALSDKGADGKYWTVSDAGLVHQAACILKKENTDAALFLNWLNTPAAKKIITRYGYE, encoded by the coding sequence ATGTTCAAAAGATTGTTTTCCCTTGTAGCCCTGCTGTGCCTGTTCGCAGGCACCGCCCACGCCGGTTCCGTCAATATAGCCTGCGCTGCCAACTTCACTTCCCCCATGAAGGAGCTGGCCGCGCTGTACGAAAAGTGTACCGGCACAACCGTCAAATGCACCTTTGGTTCCACGGGCATGTTGTATGGTCAAATCACCAAAGGGGCGCCCTACGATCTCTTCTTCGCTGCTGACGAAAAACGTCCTGCCCTGCTTTTCAAGGATGGACGCTCCGAACAGCCGAAGCTGTATGCCAAAGGAAAAGTTGTTCTGTGGACCGGCAAAAAGGAACTTGCCTCCTTCTCTGACTGGAAATCCGCTGTAGCCTCACCGCAGGCCAAGGTTGTTGGCATCGCCAACCCCAAGACCGCCCCGTATGGCCTGATGGCTGAAGAGGCCATGGCCGCCAACGGCCTGACCGCCACGGTCAAGCCCAAGCTCGTCTTTGGAAAGAACGTTGGAATGACATTCCAGTACGCTTACTCCGGCTCCGCTGACATGGCTTTCATCGCCCTGTCACAAGCCTTGTCTGACAAGGGCGCTGACGGCAAATACTGGACCGTGTCCGACGCCGGTCTGGTTCATCAGGCCGCCTGTATTCTGAAGAAGGAAAATACCGACGCCGCGCTCTTCCTGAACTGGCTCAACACACCCGCAGCAAAGAAGATCATCACGCGTTACGGGTATGAGTAG
- a CDS encoding TOBE domain-containing protein, with translation MMIEKKPLGGVCPRECFSVSEDIKYLEPQQLGMLEDAFLHWVKDAKRADSTLARTRMWLIFQLIRHTGARLGEVLSLDDRSCFDTRNSSVRLGPSERERVVPIPEEVLANIMDVLDGPMGCGARGDFFHVDPGYFRRVCYARGKECDLPRELAGPNVLRNTKAIEMLRIGVPITVVKEVLGQSSLNLTANFQLFSSEDMRSIMHNAHETMRNKTSARNSFVGHITEVRKDAVMAEVALETRSGLTIRAVITRDSLENLKLLKGSPVVATVKAPLVNVVRCGEVATGSARNRFKGTVLRVVESPVIAEVVARLEDGTDICALVSGSSAKELALQSGDEVEFWFKTLSVVLNSVST, from the coding sequence ATGATGATCGAGAAAAAGCCCCTGGGCGGCGTTTGCCCGAGAGAATGTTTCAGTGTTTCCGAAGACATCAAGTATCTTGAGCCTCAACAGCTTGGGATGCTCGAAGACGCCTTTCTGCATTGGGTCAAGGACGCCAAGCGGGCGGACAGCACGTTGGCCCGGACCCGAATGTGGCTCATTTTTCAATTGATTCGTCATACCGGGGCGCGGCTTGGCGAGGTGCTGTCGCTGGATGACAGGAGTTGTTTCGATACCCGGAATTCCTCCGTACGCCTCGGCCCGTCCGAGAGGGAACGTGTGGTCCCGATCCCCGAGGAAGTGCTGGCAAACATCATGGATGTGCTGGATGGCCCCATGGGGTGCGGTGCGCGGGGGGATTTCTTTCATGTCGACCCCGGCTATTTCCGCCGGGTTTGCTATGCGCGCGGCAAGGAGTGCGACCTGCCGCGGGAGCTGGCCGGACCCAATGTCCTGCGTAACACCAAGGCCATCGAGATGTTGCGCATCGGCGTGCCTATCACGGTGGTCAAAGAGGTGCTGGGGCAGTCCTCCCTCAACCTGACGGCCAACTTTCAGCTATTCTCGTCAGAGGACATGCGCTCCATCATGCACAACGCGCACGAGACCATGCGCAACAAGACCAGTGCGCGAAATTCCTTCGTCGGGCACATCACGGAAGTCCGAAAAGACGCGGTCATGGCCGAGGTAGCCTTGGAGACGCGTTCAGGACTGACCATCAGGGCGGTCATTACCCGTGACAGTCTGGAAAATCTCAAGCTGCTGAAGGGCAGCCCTGTCGTGGCCACGGTGAAAGCGCCGCTGGTGAATGTGGTGCGGTGTGGCGAGGTTGCGACCGGGAGCGCCCGCAACCGGTTCAAGGGAACGGTGTTGCGAGTGGTCGAGTCTCCGGTCATTGCGGAGGTGGTGGCGCGCCTTGAGGATGGCACGGACATCTGTGCGCTTGTTTCCGGCAGCAGCGCCAAGGAGTTGGCCCTGCAAAGCGGTGATGAGGTGGAGTTCTGGTTCAAGACCCTGTCAGTGGTCTTGAATTCGGTCAGCACCTAA